In Methanococcoides sp. AM1, one genomic interval encodes:
- a CDS encoding ABC-three component system protein has translation MGSKIKHSAAPSIEGTIYQFYIAIDKCFELLEGEKIFIETYGDVTVSGMCQIEVKHYTEDLTDLHENVWKTINNWLQDNFDTGFYKNLILLTTQRFGSKSSFKGWNNRLKSEKKQILDDIALKYQQRNNRSQSTEKLLDSVLDDTKKDKLLDILDKFIIFDSSAESTTYYEMIKQKHGKAVLSSNADDYINSLMGYLLSPEVRIGDGWEITYQGFTSKVRALVNQFRSGTTIFPKPSLNIDNDKIDSHNEHLFVKKIEDIDYHEIKGKAISDYVRTNYTISQEFKKYAVEKKHYNDYEQEILDTYNPAYSKASRNTNETDRTSDSKDFYDTITASEAPQFIHFNDTPKFFKNGILHGLANDEDKNVVWKLKVDKDE, from the coding sequence ATGGGTAGTAAAATAAAGCATAGTGCAGCACCCTCAATTGAAGGGACAATATATCAATTCTATATTGCTATTGACAAATGTTTTGAACTACTTGAAGGTGAAAAAATATTCATTGAGACGTATGGTGATGTAACTGTCTCTGGTATGTGTCAAATAGAAGTGAAACATTACACCGAAGATTTAACAGACCTGCATGAAAATGTTTGGAAAACAATCAATAATTGGTTACAAGATAATTTTGATACCGGTTTTTATAAAAATCTAATACTTCTAACAACTCAAAGATTCGGATCAAAATCATCATTCAAAGGATGGAATAATAGATTGAAGTCTGAGAAAAAGCAGATATTAGATGATATTGCTCTGAAGTACCAGCAACGAAATAATAGAAGTCAATCAACTGAAAAGTTACTTGATTCAGTCTTGGATGACACCAAAAAAGATAAGCTACTGGATATTTTAGACAAATTTATAATTTTTGATTCTTCGGCAGAAAGCACCACTTATTATGAAATGATTAAACAAAAACATGGAAAAGCTGTTTTATCTTCAAATGCAGATGATTATATTAATTCATTAATGGGATATTTACTTTCACCAGAAGTTAGAATTGGTGACGGATGGGAGATTACATATCAAGGTTTTACTTCCAAAGTGAGAGCATTAGTAAATCAGTTTCGATCTGGAACTACTATTTTTCCAAAACCAAGTTTAAACATTGATAATGATAAGATTGATAGTCACAATGAACACCTATTTGTAAAAAAAATAGAAGACATCGATTATCATGAGATAAAAGGTAAAGCTATTTCAGATTATGTACGCACAAATTATACTATTTCTCAAGAATTTAAAAAATATGCTGTCGAGAAAAAGCACTATAATGACTATGAACAAGAAATATTGGATACCTATAATCCTGCTTATAGTAAAGCTTCAAGAAACACAAATGAAACTGACAGAACAAGCGATTCAAAAGATTTCTATGATACAATTACTGCTTCAGAAGCTCCACAGTTCATACATTTCAATGACACTCCAAAGTTCTTTAAAAATGGAATTTTGCATGGTTTGGCAAACGATGAAGATAAAAATGTTGTTTGGAAATTAAAGGTGGATAAGGATGAGTAA
- a CDS encoding three component ABC system middle component: MSKFVDSVSQIHNNPFVLSPLIVEFFKYIPPKPQNLLLAYLVLPLVLHEDSKNWLSRAKTTSSIHTLKKNKENLFGLQERVYLYQDLTNKCIQYAVDNEIIKINDDLIIEVLKTEYNTAEYLKKSLKASSNLHKVFRDLEIVAIYRLLGVKML; this comes from the coding sequence ATGAGTAAATTTGTAGATAGCGTATCTCAAATACACAACAATCCATTTGTATTATCTCCTTTAATTGTTGAGTTTTTTAAGTATATACCTCCAAAACCCCAAAATCTCCTTTTAGCATATTTAGTGTTACCATTAGTTTTGCATGAAGACAGCAAAAATTGGTTGTCACGAGCTAAAACAACAAGTTCAATACATACATTGAAAAAGAACAAAGAGAACCTTTTTGGACTTCAAGAGAGAGTCTATCTCTATCAAGATTTAACAAATAAATGTATCCAATATGCAGTGGATAATGAAATAATTAAAATCAATGATGACTTAATTATTGAAGTGTTGAAGACAGAATATAACACTGCAGAATACCTGAAAAAGTCGCTAAAAGCATCATCAAATTTACATAAAGTTTTTCGAGATTTAGAGATTGTTGCCATATATCGATTATTGGGAGTTAAAATGCTATGA
- a CDS encoding DUF3732 domain-containing protein, which yields MKSCLLYIGVIDKLDKVHFVEFGPGVNVITGKSSTGKSAMIEIFDYCFGSSEFTIPAGIITDSAQLYFIVLSVKETNIILARTPQKKAVFLKTESSLPNIEDLSIDYFDDNYFINFKDFKLELGRYFGLEIVDTDEDLEDRKYTKMKKARPSIRNMTPFMLQHQNLIANKHAIFYRFDEKEKREHTIDQFKIFAGFVNQEYFLINQKLADEERNLKQLERKQKSIEEQFAKNCEELENLLKEFIAITGNECLKEKPKTILSNPANYLDKINSKKIESNYESNEALIQLQNLKERKNNLFAQQRTLQIKLNDINSSVEYANNYKEYLNDVPEKDDEIIYLSQCPFCKTSNESILTEANLLSESIKWLNDELSKSTYLLDSFESDKKRFEQEIKQTKREITGVYSEITKLENITKNLRANRDLDEQGLKVKLKIENFLEKQIAANGLNLETEMKNSKDHIKSLKSTLREKYNVEHKLKDAETYINNTMNQIGNNFDFEESYKPVNLKFSLDRFELWNEKGQYERIYLRSMGSGANWLYSHLTLFMSLHKYFCSLGSQSLLPPILFLDQPSQVYFPTSIVDDGNNFDASKLKEKEGKKEKTDDDLAAVNNLFDQIVKFANNTLKETGIKPQIIITDHADNLKLDNAEFDSLVKNRRWRDRGFIVPSDKISEVNILGE from the coding sequence ATGAAAAGCTGTTTACTATATATTGGGGTGATTGACAAACTTGATAAAGTACATTTTGTTGAGTTTGGACCTGGTGTTAATGTAATAACTGGTAAATCATCGACCGGTAAAAGTGCAATGATTGAAATATTTGATTATTGCTTTGGGAGTTCTGAATTCACTATACCAGCAGGAATTATTACCGATTCTGCTCAACTTTATTTTATTGTGTTGTCAGTTAAAGAAACCAATATCATTTTGGCAAGGACTCCACAAAAAAAAGCAGTGTTTTTGAAAACTGAATCTTCTTTACCCAACATAGAAGATCTATCGATTGATTACTTCGATGATAATTATTTCATCAATTTCAAAGATTTTAAACTTGAACTTGGCCGATATTTTGGTCTTGAAATCGTCGACACGGATGAAGATCTGGAAGACCGAAAATATACAAAAATGAAAAAAGCTAGGCCATCTATAAGAAATATGACTCCCTTTATGCTACAACATCAAAACTTAATTGCAAATAAGCATGCTATCTTTTACAGGTTTGATGAAAAAGAAAAAAGGGAACATACCATTGATCAATTTAAAATATTTGCTGGTTTTGTAAACCAAGAATACTTTTTAATTAACCAGAAATTAGCAGATGAAGAGAGAAATCTAAAACAGTTGGAAAGGAAGCAAAAAAGCATTGAAGAGCAATTTGCTAAAAACTGCGAAGAACTTGAAAATTTATTAAAAGAATTCATTGCAATTACTGGTAATGAATGTTTAAAAGAAAAACCCAAAACAATATTGTCAAACCCAGCAAATTACCTAGATAAAATAAATTCTAAAAAAATAGAATCAAATTATGAATCAAATGAAGCCCTAATTCAGTTGCAAAATTTAAAAGAACGTAAAAATAATTTATTTGCACAACAACGAACTCTTCAAATTAAACTTAATGACATAAATTCATCGGTAGAGTATGCAAATAATTATAAGGAATACTTAAACGATGTTCCTGAAAAAGATGATGAAATTATTTATTTATCTCAGTGCCCCTTTTGTAAAACTTCAAATGAAAGTATTTTAACTGAGGCTAATCTGCTATCTGAGTCCATTAAATGGCTTAATGATGAATTAAGTAAATCCACTTACTTATTGGATTCTTTTGAGTCTGATAAAAAAAGATTTGAACAAGAAATTAAGCAAACTAAAAGAGAAATTACAGGGGTATACTCTGAAATTACAAAGCTTGAAAATATAACAAAAAATTTGAGAGCAAATCGTGATTTAGATGAACAAGGATTAAAAGTAAAATTAAAAATAGAAAACTTTTTAGAAAAACAGATTGCAGCAAATGGTTTAAATCTAGAAACGGAGATGAAAAATTCAAAGGATCATATTAAAAGTCTTAAAAGCACTCTCCGAGAAAAATACAATGTTGAACACAAGCTCAAAGATGCAGAAACATATATAAACAATACAATGAACCAAATTGGTAATAATTTTGATTTTGAAGAATCATACAAACCAGTTAACCTTAAATTTTCATTAGATCGTTTTGAACTCTGGAACGAAAAAGGTCAATATGAAAGAATATATCTTCGTTCTATGGGAAGTGGTGCAAATTGGTTATATAGCCATTTAACGCTTTTCATGTCACTTCACAAATACTTCTGCTCACTGGGTAGTCAATCTTTGCTTCCACCAATCTTGTTTTTAGACCAACCAAGTCAAGTATATTTCCCAACATCAATTGTAGACGATGGCAACAATTTTGATGCTTCAAAATTAAAAGAGAAGGAAGGCAAAAAGGAAAAAACTGATGACGATTTAGCTGCAGTGAATAATTTATTTGACCAAATTGTTAAATTTGCGAATAATACTCTCAAAGAAACAGGAATCAAACCTCAGATTATTATTACAGATCATGCAGATAATTTGAAATTGGATAATGCTGAATTTGATTCATTAGTAAAAAATCGAAGATGGAGGGACAGAGGTTTCATTGTGCCATCTGATAAAATTAGTGAAGTAAACATACTTGGTGAATAA
- a CDS encoding MarR family winged helix-turn-helix transcriptional regulator, protein MSMKNFYCVICGSELEDRGHTCSNKCHLALMDFKGSYKEYLPNGYCNFCGKPHSLTKNLSHKNMILLRHPECYSSSFAKQFCDKNKVAKVMTKDIDTNKEFRLASGEKVYDTLTGLLMCPKCKNYSLEYNDWKKEWICKLCGTNSNKSLIINWYAFNLKDNDKYMIYKNHGIEALSEITKKPVGKIELFISSYFENCCTSKGEKCPYHTFFDVPDNYEAAKISHLFYDMRNKYVRLLTATNMLKHGIKESEKRFKINDLIILEFFKSELEELYETILQSINRMHDYMIGFADDDIIRNQCVYYSEINPNIIYVTGKEENACYAWNDAIKGQLVGVFGLPISAIMDFAHSITETYMAFQLFLEKQPHAKLKSEKIEPIEKKVLNLIKSEKGIYQMDVWRTLGMDYRECSRIVTKLLSKNLIKREKAPSNVLATYKLLPKSTIHKSESAEDFLKQYYVELDDLINYDFKEPELWYWTFKESYDQDIVFTNFGNPDLQYKKDMQEFVESLQKEKLPFEILESLHISSRVVKINNITYYEITNEDLIEIYEEDGYFIDMIHANIIIN, encoded by the coding sequence ATGTCTATGAAGAATTTTTATTGCGTCATTTGTGGTTCTGAACTTGAAGACCGTGGACATACGTGTTCCAACAAATGCCACTTAGCATTAATGGATTTTAAAGGGAGTTACAAAGAATATTTACCGAATGGATATTGTAATTTTTGTGGTAAACCCCATAGCCTAACAAAAAACCTTAGCCATAAAAATATGATACTCCTTCGACACCCTGAATGCTATTCTTCTTCATTTGCCAAGCAATTTTGTGATAAAAATAAGGTCGCTAAAGTAATGACAAAAGACATAGACACAAATAAAGAATTCAGATTAGCATCAGGAGAAAAGGTATATGATACTCTCACTGGGCTTTTAATGTGTCCAAAATGTAAAAATTATTCTCTTGAATATAATGATTGGAAAAAAGAATGGATTTGTAAATTATGCGGAACGAATTCTAATAAATCATTAATAATTAATTGGTATGCATTCAATTTAAAAGACAATGACAAATATATGATATACAAGAATCACGGCATTGAAGCACTTTCTGAAATTACGAAAAAACCTGTGGGCAAAATTGAACTTTTTATATCATCATATTTTGAGAATTGTTGTACTTCAAAGGGAGAAAAATGTCCATATCATACTTTTTTTGATGTACCTGATAATTATGAAGCAGCTAAAATCAGTCACTTGTTCTATGACATGAGAAATAAATATGTTCGATTATTGACTGCCACCAATATGCTTAAACATGGGATAAAAGAATCTGAAAAACGTTTCAAAATAAATGATTTAATCATCCTCGAGTTCTTTAAAAGTGAACTAGAGGAATTATATGAAACGATACTCCAATCAATTAATAGAATGCACGATTATATGATTGGATTTGCGGACGATGACATAATAAGAAACCAATGTGTTTATTATTCTGAAATAAATCCAAATATCATATACGTAACCGGCAAAGAAGAAAATGCATGTTATGCTTGGAATGATGCAATAAAAGGGCAGTTGGTTGGTGTATTTGGATTACCTATTAGTGCAATTATGGATTTTGCCCATAGTATTACTGAAACTTACATGGCATTTCAATTATTTTTGGAAAAGCAACCACATGCGAAGTTAAAATCCGAAAAAATAGAACCTATTGAAAAGAAGGTTTTGAATTTAATAAAATCTGAAAAAGGCATTTATCAAATGGATGTGTGGAGAACATTGGGAATGGACTACCGAGAGTGCTCAAGAATTGTGACAAAATTATTGAGTAAAAATTTAATTAAAAGAGAGAAAGCTCCATCAAATGTATTAGCTACCTACAAATTATTACCAAAATCTACAATTCATAAATCTGAATCAGCAGAAGATTTTCTGAAACAATATTATGTGGAACTGGACGACCTTATTAATTATGATTTTAAGGAGCCTGAATTATGGTATTGGACATTTAAAGAATCCTATGACCAAGATATCGTTTTTACAAATTTTGGCAATCCTGATTTGCAGTATAAGAAGGATATGCAAGAATTTGTAGAAAGCTTGCAAAAAGAGAAGCTTCCTTTCGAAATATTAGAGTCATTACATATTAGCTCAAGGGTGGTAAAAATTAATAATATTACATATTATGAAATTACGAATGAAGACCTTATTGAAATATATGAGGAAGATGGATATTTCATCGATATGATTCATGCAAATATCATAATAAATTAA
- a CDS encoding C2H2-type zinc finger protein → MLICRSCGKTVGFNEFCSNCMTSVYVTEVKDEGELDFIKAKSSSTVKTPLPTIHGEDEGKHIVYSDEMLNTYICKYCDEKFQSKILLKQHIEDAHIICKYCDKEFQSEILLEQHIKDVHNSCKYCGEYFQSMKSLKKHLKNVHYHCNYCGQNFPTEILLQQHIKDAHIICKYCDKEFQSEILLEQHIKDVHTCKYCDKEFQSDISLKQHIKDVHTCKCCGEIFQSINGLEKHIKEMHVTCKCCGEIFQSKKSFKKHVKDTHFICKCCGKFFQSINGLEKHIKEMHVTCKCCGEMFQSKKSLNKHIKKIHTYKICKYCGQNFPTEILLQQHITDVHTNNQTKENPKPNIPKSRQSLNKLLWNEIQIRESNRNIDDCSFKDYNEQKVTILAEYQIFVSDMKRFKMSNFDCEIIEHDNDNKLRIQKWVQGRIKIVTDEEPRFYPKRHTSSFNPIT, encoded by the coding sequence ATGTTGATATGTAGAAGTTGTGGAAAAACTGTTGGATTTAATGAATTTTGCAGCAATTGTATGACTTCTGTATACGTTACTGAAGTGAAAGATGAAGGTGAACTTGATTTTATTAAAGCTAAATCCTCATCAACTGTAAAAACTCCACTACCAACAATTCATGGAGAGGATGAAGGAAAGCATATAGTATATTCCGATGAAATGCTGAATACTTATATTTGCAAATATTGTGATGAAAAGTTCCAATCAAAAATTCTTTTGAAGCAGCATATTGAAGATGCCCACATCATATGCAAATATTGTGATAAAGAGTTCCAATCAGAAATTCTGTTGGAACAGCATATTAAAGACGTGCATAACAGCTGCAAATACTGTGGTGAATACTTCCAATCAATGAAAAGTTTGAAAAAGCATCTTAAAAATGTGCATTACCACTGCAACTATTGTGGTCAAAATTTCCCTACTGAAATTCTTTTGCAACAGCATATTAAAGATGCCCACATCATATGCAAATATTGTGATAAAGAGTTCCAATCAGAAATTCTGTTAGAACAACATATTAAAGACGTGCATACTTGCAAATATTGTGATAAAGAGTTCCAATCTGATATTAGTTTAAAACAGCATATTAAAGACGTGCATACTTGCAAATGCTGTGGAGAAATTTTCCAATCAATAAATGGTTTGGAAAAGCATATTAAAGAAATGCATGTCACATGCAAATGCTGTGGAGAAATTTTCCAATCAAAAAAGAGTTTTAAAAAACATGTCAAAGACACCCACTTCATATGCAAATGCTGTGGAAAATTTTTCCAATCAATAAATGGTTTGGAAAAGCATATTAAAGAAATGCATGTCACATGCAAATGCTGTGGAGAAATGTTCCAATCAAAAAAGAGTTTGAATAAACATATCAAAAAGATACATACTTATAAAATTTGTAAATATTGTGGTCAAAATTTCCCTACCGAAATTCTTTTGCAACAGCATATTACAGATGTCCATACCAATAACCAAACAAAAGAAAATCCAAAACCAAATATTCCAAAATCCCGTCAAAGTTTGAACAAGTTGTTGTGGAATGAAATTCAAATAAGAGAGTCCAATCGAAATATTGATGATTGTAGTTTCAAAGACTATAATGAACAAAAAGTAACAATTCTTGCTGAGTATCAAATATTTGTCAGCGATATGAAACGTTTCAAAATGTCAAATTTTGATTGCGAAATAATTGAACATGATAATGATAATAAACTAAGGATACAAAAATGGGTTCAGGGAAGGATAAAAATTGTAACGGATGAAGAACCAAGATTTTATCCAAAAAGACATACCTCATCATTTAACCCCATTACGTAG
- a CDS encoding BglII/BstYI family type II restriction endonuclease, which yields MKFKEEYFFCSPKLLRNVDEVHEIFDCIDAIEWKPEFEIEVGNNTFQHQTAYNKAFEAEFSKSDWQKKPLLHDNPKLIGDFQKDDVFIEVQFGNSATIYRDYYKFHYGLTKNLLSLAVLIVPTTPKEFFPTRPSSVSNMAEFDFAYRYFKLLPIPVPILLLGLLPENNSY from the coding sequence ATGAAATTTAAGGAAGAATATTTCTTTTGCAGTCCTAAGCTTCTACGCAATGTCGATGAAGTCCATGAGATATTTGATTGCATTGATGCTATAGAGTGGAAACCTGAATTTGAAATTGAAGTTGGCAATAATACATTCCAACATCAAACAGCATATAACAAGGCATTTGAAGCTGAATTTTCAAAATCTGATTGGCAAAAGAAACCATTACTCCACGATAATCCGAAGCTGATAGGAGATTTTCAAAAGGATGATGTATTCATAGAAGTTCAGTTTGGAAACAGTGCCACTATCTACCGTGATTACTACAAATTCCATTATGGATTAACAAAAAACTTGCTTTCACTTGCGGTGCTGATTGTTCCAACTACCCCAAAAGAGTTCTTTCCAACAAGACCATCGAGTGTTAGCAACATGGCAGAATTTGATTTTGCATATCGATATTTCAAATTATTGCCGATTCCAGTTCCTATACTATTGTTGGGATTACTACCAGAAAATAACTCATACTGA
- a CDS encoding ribonuclease III domain-containing protein: MEQVIKFMYKFLDNEFEFTDDELEMYKLALTHSSNNSLVNHNQRLAFIGDSVLRLIIREHLYKQHPDWTKGQLSDTAKGTETTLGIEQDENFAPIAIKLKVLEYMDIQNQTFEMDDVTPNAEVFEALFGAVYLTRGLDEAKRLTNKYVLKE; this comes from the coding sequence GTGGAACAAGTTATCAAATTCATGTACAAATTTCTGGATAATGAATTCGAATTCACAGATGATGAATTGGAGATGTACAAGCTTGCACTTACTCATAGCAGCAACAATTCATTAGTAAATCACAATCAACGGCTTGCATTCATAGGTGATTCTGTTCTTCGTTTGATTATCCGTGAACACCTCTATAAGCAACATCCAGATTGGACAAAGGGTCAGCTCTCTGATACTGCAAAAGGTACAGAAACAACACTTGGCATTGAACAGGATGAGAACTTTGCACCAATTGCCATAAAATTAAAAGTTCTCGAATATATGGACATTCAGAATCAAACATTTGAAATGGATGATGTAACGCCTAATGCTGAAGTATTTGAAGCATTATTTGGTGCTGTTTACCTTACGAGAGGACTTGATGAAGCAAAACGTCTGACAAATAAGTATGTCTTGAAGGAATGA
- a CDS encoding phospholipase D-like domain-containing protein, whose amino-acid sequence MTIKFIDSISNDLNNEIPELFDSSDKVSIAVAFLKNSGLDLIKQSIKENTDTKISIITGLDFSITDVEALRELLDLGINCSIVHGTNFHPKLYIFENEDDNATIIVGSSNLSEGGFSTNYEANLMFTGKASESPIKNAIEYFKQLDSESVLLDDEIIKLYSENKTMNEDDRDKANEKNKEATMKLNEYLNSKVDSESLNDDNTKLWEEAESLLNEGQNLYEMGDIEGALHSYQKSYEIFSKLVKIEEGYNHFTLKKIHSLIGISKSYSRMYMFENAQKPIDEAEKLAKILKDDILLLDVLVCSIDSRIKLDEINKKCDEFIHIYESDAMKLEYTNYYNVGSAYHSSAEYKLKNNKSLAIVHISNAIINYKKMDLLAEDWNSTINNCNIAAAYKVENKLKHNINGHEIEINKHLNHALSIAKNKLKSKYWEGSVRIDIANSYNWNVETCHHLKKAKKIFNDLKYFKIVDEIDELRNNYECK is encoded by the coding sequence ATGACAATCAAATTCATTGATTCAATATCAAACGACCTTAATAATGAAATCCCAGAGCTATTTGATTCAAGTGATAAAGTTTCAATTGCTGTAGCATTTCTGAAAAATTCAGGACTGGATTTAATTAAACAAAGTATTAAAGAAAATACTGATACTAAAATTTCTATCATTACGGGTCTGGATTTTTCGATTACTGATGTTGAAGCTCTTCGTGAACTATTAGATTTAGGAATAAATTGCAGTATTGTACATGGAACTAATTTTCATCCAAAATTGTATATTTTCGAGAACGAAGATGACAATGCTACTATAATTGTTGGTTCTTCGAACTTAAGTGAAGGTGGTTTCTCTACAAATTATGAAGCTAATTTAATGTTCACTGGCAAGGCATCTGAATCCCCAATAAAAAATGCAATTGAATATTTTAAACAATTAGACTCAGAAAGTGTGCTTTTGGATGATGAAATCATTAAGCTATATAGTGAAAACAAAACTATGAACGAAGATGATAGGGACAAAGCTAATGAAAAAAACAAAGAAGCTACAATGAAATTAAATGAGTACCTCAACTCAAAAGTTGATTCTGAAAGCTTAAATGATGATAACACTAAATTGTGGGAGGAAGCGGAATCATTGCTCAATGAAGGCCAAAATTTATACGAAATGGGAGATATTGAAGGAGCTTTACATTCATATCAAAAATCATACGAGATATTTAGCAAACTGGTTAAAATCGAAGAGGGATACAATCATTTCACTCTCAAAAAAATTCACAGTTTAATTGGTATTTCAAAGTCATATTCCCGTATGTATATGTTTGAAAATGCTCAAAAACCTATTGATGAAGCAGAAAAGTTAGCAAAAATATTGAAAGATGATATTCTCCTTCTTGATGTGTTAGTTTGTTCCATTGATTCAAGAATTAAATTAGATGAAATAAACAAAAAATGTGATGAATTTATTCATATTTATGAATCAGATGCTATGAAATTAGAATATACTAACTATTACAATGTTGGTTCTGCATATCATTCATCAGCAGAATACAAATTAAAAAACAATAAGTCTTTAGCAATAGTGCATATCTCCAATGCAATTATTAATTATAAAAAAATGGATTTATTAGCAGAAGATTGGAATTCTACGATAAACAATTGCAATATTGCAGCAGCTTACAAAGTAGAGAACAAGCTAAAACATAATATCAATGGTCACGAAATTGAAATTAATAAGCATTTGAATCATGCACTTTCAATAGCAAAAAATAAATTAAAATCTAAATATTGGGAAGGAAGTGTAAGGATAGATATTGCCAATTCTTATAATTGGAATGTTGAAACATGCCATCATCTAAAGAAGGCTAAGAAAATATTTAATGACTTAAAGTATTTCAAAATTGTTGATGAAATCGATGAATTGAGGAATAATTATGAATGTAAGTGA
- a CDS encoding recombinase family protein — protein sequence MNVKSKVKAGLYIRTSTDNQSESIELQKKELKKYCQAKGYEIVETYIDFGFSGKNTERPAFQNMIQGAEIGKFQILLVTKIDRFARSIIDCLINVEKLESYGVAFAATSQPIDTSSAMGKLTLQIMACFAEFERSIINERMKAGRKAAEQRGVVCHRPRKDIPQRKLEELVGKGLSANACGKFFGVTASTITHRLLEYGYVYENGEWMKSSDSL from the coding sequence ATGAATGTAAAAAGTAAAGTAAAAGCTGGACTCTACATCAGGACATCTACTGATAATCAGAGTGAATCGATAGAATTACAGAAAAAAGAATTAAAAAAATACTGTCAAGCTAAAGGATACGAAATCGTTGAAACGTATATTGATTTCGGTTTCAGCGGTAAGAATACAGAGCGTCCTGCATTTCAGAATATGATACAAGGTGCAGAAATTGGTAAATTTCAAATTCTACTTGTAACCAAGATTGACCGTTTTGCAAGGTCGATTATTGATTGTCTTATTAATGTTGAAAAACTGGAATCGTATGGAGTTGCATTTGCAGCAACAAGCCAACCTATTGATACATCGTCAGCTATGGGCAAACTTACACTTCAGATTATGGCCTGCTTTGCGGAATTTGAACGTTCCATCATAAATGAAAGAATGAAGGCTGGAAGAAAAGCTGCTGAGCAAAGAGGTGTTGTTTGTCATCGACCAAGGAAAGATATTCCCCAAAGGAAGCTTGAAGAACTTGTTGGGAAAGGATTATCTGCCAATGCATGCGGTAAATTCTTTGGAGTAACTGCTTCGACTATTACACATCGATTGCTTGAATATGGATATGTTTATGAAAACGGAGAGTGGATGAAAAGCTCAGATTCCTTGTAA
- a CDS encoding ribonuclease III domain-containing protein: MTGNIEEILGYHFSNKELLIQALTTRAYSNEHLCKDQNEFRTVGDVVIKLALTEMLMGSGKRSGGTITPARIKLEKKKGLSNAARKLKIEPFLRLGKGQIIQNHGNSDHVLAETLEAIAGAIFLDAGFDKPKDAIRKWFIDEGI; the protein is encoded by the coding sequence ATGACGGGCAATATAGAAGAAATTCTTGGATACCATTTCAGTAATAAAGAACTATTAATCCAAGCACTTACGACACGAGCATATTCAAATGAACATCTATGCAAGGATCAAAATGAATTTCGAACAGTTGGAGATGTTGTAATAAAGCTTGCCTTAACAGAGATGTTAATGGGATCTGGGAAAAGAAGTGGGGGGACAATAACTCCTGCACGTATTAAACTTGAGAAAAAGAAAGGACTTTCAAATGCTGCCCGTAAACTTAAGATCGAACCTTTTCTAAGATTAGGAAAAGGCCAAATAATTCAAAATCATGGCAATAGTGATCATGTGTTAGCTGAAACGCTTGAAGCGATTGCAGGTGCTATTTTTTTAGATGCTGGCTTTGATAAACCGAAGGATGCCATAAGAAAGTGGTTCATTGATGAAGGGATATGA